In Chrysoperla carnea chromosome 2, inChrCarn1.1, whole genome shotgun sequence, the following proteins share a genomic window:
- the LOC123292149 gene encoding protein dj-1beta-like isoform X2 gives MENQSNISGAPCSEPAKPKQIDQPCPPPKMAKPSPTALIVIANGSEDMESVATADILRRSGVDVTIADIQGLDKVTFSNKVNIVPDTSLCEAKSRSFDAIILPGGLGGTKAMCDSAELGELLRTQEKENKLIGAICAAPTALQAHRIHFGKRITCYPSCKDQLKSEYCVSDDIVVIDGKLVTSQGPGTTCQFGLHLAAILAGKEKAEAVAKAILVTMEPAATA, from the exons ATGGAGAATCAGTCAAATA TTTCAGGCGCACCGTGTTCAGAGCCTGCAAAACCAAAGCAGATAGATCAACCGTGCCCACCACCCAAAATGGCCAAACCATCACCAACGGCATTAATAGTTATAGCCAATGGATCCGAAGATATGGAATCAGTTGCCACAGCTGATATACTTCGACGATCTGGTGTAGATGTTACAATTGCTGACATTCAAGGTTTAGACAAAGTGACATTCTCGAACAAAGTTAATATAGTACCGGATACAAGTCTTTGTGAAGCCAAATCACGCTCTTTCGATGCAATTATATTACCAGGAGGTTTGGGAGGAACAAAAGCTATGTGTGACAGCGCTGAG cTTGGCGAATTGTTACGTACTCAAGAAAAGGAGAATAAATTAATTGGTGCCATATGTGCAGCCCCAACAGCTCTGCAAGCTCACAGAATTCATTTTGGAAAACGAATTACTTGTTATCCATCTTGCAAAGATCAATTGAAATCTGAATATTGTGTATCGGACGATATTGTCgttattgatggaaaattagTGACGTCACAAGGTCCCGGCACAACTTGTCAATTTGGATTACACTTAGCAGCAATATTAGCTGGCAAAGAGAAGGCTGAAGCAGTGGCAAAAGCAATTTTAGTGACTATGGAACCTGCAGCTACAGCATAA
- the LOC123292149 gene encoding protein dj-1beta-like isoform X1, with amino-acid sequence MSLSMTIRCLIKPVIQRKIFTPVVHYNFLLKSAKSHSQRSFSGAPCSEPAKPKQIDQPCPPPKMAKPSPTALIVIANGSEDMESVATADILRRSGVDVTIADIQGLDKVTFSNKVNIVPDTSLCEAKSRSFDAIILPGGLGGTKAMCDSAELGELLRTQEKENKLIGAICAAPTALQAHRIHFGKRITCYPSCKDQLKSEYCVSDDIVVIDGKLVTSQGPGTTCQFGLHLAAILAGKEKAEAVAKAILVTMEPAATA; translated from the exons ATGTCACTTTCAATGACAATACGCTGTTTAATAAAACCAGTAATACAACGGAAAATTTTTACACCGGTAGTgcactataattttttattaaaaagtgcaAAAAGTCACTCTCAACGTTcat TTTCAGGCGCACCGTGTTCAGAGCCTGCAAAACCAAAGCAGATAGATCAACCGTGCCCACCACCCAAAATGGCCAAACCATCACCAACGGCATTAATAGTTATAGCCAATGGATCCGAAGATATGGAATCAGTTGCCACAGCTGATATACTTCGACGATCTGGTGTAGATGTTACAATTGCTGACATTCAAGGTTTAGACAAAGTGACATTCTCGAACAAAGTTAATATAGTACCGGATACAAGTCTTTGTGAAGCCAAATCACGCTCTTTCGATGCAATTATATTACCAGGAGGTTTGGGAGGAACAAAAGCTATGTGTGACAGCGCTGAG cTTGGCGAATTGTTACGTACTCAAGAAAAGGAGAATAAATTAATTGGTGCCATATGTGCAGCCCCAACAGCTCTGCAAGCTCACAGAATTCATTTTGGAAAACGAATTACTTGTTATCCATCTTGCAAAGATCAATTGAAATCTGAATATTGTGTATCGGACGATATTGTCgttattgatggaaaattagTGACGTCACAAGGTCCCGGCACAACTTGTCAATTTGGATTACACTTAGCAGCAATATTAGCTGGCAAAGAGAAGGCTGAAGCAGTGGCAAAAGCAATTTTAGTGACTATGGAACCTGCAGCTACAGCATAA
- the LOC123292149 gene encoding protein dj-1beta-like isoform X3 encodes MAKPSPTALIVIANGSEDMESVATADILRRSGVDVTIADIQGLDKVTFSNKVNIVPDTSLCEAKSRSFDAIILPGGLGGTKAMCDSAELGELLRTQEKENKLIGAICAAPTALQAHRIHFGKRITCYPSCKDQLKSEYCVSDDIVVIDGKLVTSQGPGTTCQFGLHLAAILAGKEKAEAVAKAILVTMEPAATA; translated from the exons ATGGCCAAACCATCACCAACGGCATTAATAGTTATAGCCAATGGATCCGAAGATATGGAATCAGTTGCCACAGCTGATATACTTCGACGATCTGGTGTAGATGTTACAATTGCTGACATTCAAGGTTTAGACAAAGTGACATTCTCGAACAAAGTTAATATAGTACCGGATACAAGTCTTTGTGAAGCCAAATCACGCTCTTTCGATGCAATTATATTACCAGGAGGTTTGGGAGGAACAAAAGCTATGTGTGACAGCGCTGAG cTTGGCGAATTGTTACGTACTCAAGAAAAGGAGAATAAATTAATTGGTGCCATATGTGCAGCCCCAACAGCTCTGCAAGCTCACAGAATTCATTTTGGAAAACGAATTACTTGTTATCCATCTTGCAAAGATCAATTGAAATCTGAATATTGTGTATCGGACGATATTGTCgttattgatggaaaattagTGACGTCACAAGGTCCCGGCACAACTTGTCAATTTGGATTACACTTAGCAGCAATATTAGCTGGCAAAGAGAAGGCTGAAGCAGTGGCAAAAGCAATTTTAGTGACTATGGAACCTGCAGCTACAGCATAA